In Sus scrofa isolate TJ Tabasco breed Duroc unplaced genomic scaffold, Sscrofa11.1 Contig524, whole genome shotgun sequence, one DNA window encodes the following:
- the LOC100157581 gene encoding olfactory receptor 6C2-like has translation MRNHSAVTTFIILGLTDDPQLEILVFIFLLITYLFSVIGNLTIISLVLVDYHLKTAMYFFLQNFSFLEISFTTACVPTYLHIISSGDKTITINACFSQIFFIALFGATEFFLLTVMSYDRYVAICKPLHYMSIMNSRVCRNLILCCWVSGLLIILPPLGLSLHLEFCDSVIDHFVCDASPILKNSCSDTWFIEQLVIVCAVLTFLVTLVCVVLSYIYIIRTILRFPSLQQRKKAFSTCSSHMIVVSMTYGSCIFMYIKPSAKDEVSINKGVSLLTTSVAPLLNPFIYTLRNKQVKQSFYDTLKRFVFHSKK, from the coding sequence ATGAGAAACCATTCAGCAGTAACAACATTCATCATACTGGGTTTGACAGATGACCCACAACTAGAAATTCTGGTTTTTATCTTTCTGCTGATCACATATTTGTTCAGTGTGATTGGGAATCTGACCATAATTTCTCTGGTCTTGGtggattatcatttaaaaacagctatgtattttttccttcaaaatttctctttcttagaaaTCTCATTCACAACTGCCTGTGTGCCCACCTATCTGCACATCATATCAAGTGGGGACAAAACCATCACCATCAATGCCTGCTTCAGCCAAATCTTTTTTATTGCCCTCTTTGGAGCtacagaattttttctcttgacagtgatgtcctatgaccgctacgtggccatctgcaaacccctgcattacaTGAGCATCATGAACAGCAGAGTCTGTAGGAATCTTATCCTCTGTTGTTGGGTATCTGGCTTATTGATTATCCTTCCACCCCTTGGCCTGAGTCTCCATTTAGAATTCTGTGACTCAGTTATTGACCATTTTGTTTGTGATGCTTCTCCAATCCTGAAGAATTCCTGTTCAGATACATGGTTCATAGAACAGCTGGTCATAGTCTGTGCTGTGTTGACCTTCTTGGTGACCCTTGTGTGTGTCGTTCTGTCCTACATATACATCATCAGGACGATTCTAAGATTCCCATCTctccagcaaaggaaaaaagccttttccacctgttcttcccacatgattgtgGTTTCCATGACCTATGGCAGCTGCATCTTTATGTATATCAAACCTTCAGCCAAAGATGAAGTGTCCATCAATAAGGGAGTATCCCTGCTCACTACATCTGTTGCCCCTTTGTTGAACCCCTTCATTTATACCCTGAGAAATAAACAAGTAAAGCAGTCTTTCTATGACACTCTTAAAAGATTTGTGTTTCATTCAAAAAAGTAG